The genomic DNA GCTGAACTCTTCCCAGGCACAGGGGCCGATTGAGTGGCGGCCGGTGTTTCCGAGTCCGTAGCTTGCGATGGCACGCGCTTCAAGATGAGGCTATTGATCTTGGACGAACCGGAAGCGATCGTTGGTTTGATAATGGTGTAATGAGAGTTGTCCACAGTGCTTCGTTCCAACTCTTCGCTTCGACTAGCTGTTGCGTGGGTAGATTTTACCGGTTTCCCCGCATCCTTCTTCTGCAGTGGGAGCTGAGCCGATGCTACCGACGAACGTCGTGCATTTATTAGCGAAAGTCGTTTGCTCGGAAGGGCCGTTGGTTGTGTCGAGGGCTTTCGAAGGGTCGATTCACCCCGTGCAAATACATGGCCGGGTGCGACCGATGCACGCCGAGCACGTATAGCGCCGCTGAAAGGGTCCGGCGTAGCATTATCGTGGTTCGTTGCCGCCGGTTTGGGGTTCTTTTTCGCCACTTTACGCTCGTTCGGTGGTTTGTACGATTCTTCCGAACTATCCCGCCGTCTACGTTGCCCCGCCACCTGGGAAGCTCTCCCTGACCTCTCCTCAACGCTGTCGCTGCATTCGCTGTGAGGCTTTTCAAAGTAGTACAACCGCTTCCTGGCATTAGCCAGCGAGGAGCTTGCCGGGTCGACAATACCATACTCTACCACTTCCTGGTCTTTGGTACGCTTTTTGGTCGATGTTTGACCGCCATCGCCTTTCGTCATCGTACGACCACCTGCCGCATCCGGCACGACGGACGTTGCTGCGGTCACCACTGCTGCGGCGGACGTTTTCGGTGGTATCGGGATGCAGTTTTCCTCGGTAAACGAAAACGGTTTGCCGTGGGTAGCTTTACCGTTGCAGAAGCATCGATACAGATCGTGCACCATGCAGAGCGGCTCGATGTCCTCCAGCTGGGTAAGCTTGGTCAGCAGGACGTGTGCATGGCGCATTCTTTCCAGCTCCGTCAATGGTTTTGCGTTTGGCGGTGGTTTGCTGATGTATGCGGACACATCCTTTACGCTGCCCCCGTTCAGCAGACACTGGACACTCTGATCGTTGTAGTAATCGTCGTACTTTTTGGGCTTTTTCTTCAGCCGTCGACATTCCGATTCCTTGTTTTGCACCAGCACCGTCGTGTTCTTGGTCAGTATGACGGTCGGGGTAAATTCGCGCTCTTCCTTCGCCAAACGGGCGGTCGCTTTCTCCCGCAGGTATCGTTGCTCCTCAATCGACAGTGCCGTCTCACCTTCGTCCTCTTCCGCATGGTCCACCTGAGCAGCGAGAGCAAGATGGTATGGTAAATCTTAAGTTATTTCAAATTTCTCCCAGCAAGAGCTTACTAATAaggattttaaaaaaatgtaatgaaGCTATTTGGAGTTAAAAGCTAGTTTAAGATTTCTCATTCCCGTTGAATGGATTAATGAGTGTACTGTTATTACGATAACAGCCACAACGCACGCGTACGCTACCTTGGCTGGAACTGTCCGGGTTGAGTTTTCGGCGAAACCACAGATGCACCCAAACACGCAATCGATTTGTCCGCAGTGTTGCTTCCGATGAATGTTGGCCACCGAAACGGCTTGCGTACTGGACAGAACGTCGCAAATGCAGCCCTTCGCGCAGTACTGTAGATCGCACCGCTGTTGCCGACCGGGTTCGGTAGGGCTGGGTGCAGGTTCACTGGGGCCTTCGATGATGGTAGCGTTGAGACGTTTCATTTCTCGGCTAGTgaggaaggggaaaaaagattGATTTCGTCATTACACCAGTTCAGAGATGAGATGCGAAGTTACGGGGGATGATAGCGGATTATTAGGGATTATTTCTCATTTGAACAGAGGAATACTTTTATGTAAGTTTGCATTTCGCCTTGCAGAGTCTTTGGGCGATTCTAGGTGTAgcttttgctttaaaaaatatcGATTAACTAGGCTCAACCTGTGACAGACATCTTCCTAATGAATGAGGTCTATAATACTTTAAGGgtttttttaatcataaaacaacaatttaaaaattttcatCGTAAGGGATCGTAGAACCCAATTCCTGTATGCTCATCCTGCACCAGGATTAGGAATTCAAAATATTGATAAATATTGGATGCTCATGGATGCTGATCAAAAAGGGATTCTTTTTCGTCTTATTCGTTTAACGACCTGCCGAAGTCATGCCGGCCATCTTatggcttattagacttaGAGCATAGAGTCAGTGGTTAGTGATGATAGCACACAACATGTTTGTACGATTGAAACCGACTATTGTGACTTAAATGTAGCTTATACTTACAGCAGCTTCAACTTGGCTGGGTCGGTCGTTTTGCTGCACTCCGATCCAGCACCATTGAGACTCGCCGCATCGCCATCGGCATCGTTTGGCGCGGCTAATGAAGGGGACGGAGTGGgggtcgttgtcgtcgtcgtcgtcgtcttcacAGCCGCTGCTGCAAGTTCCGAGGTGTCCACTTTGAGCGGTACAATTTTCGGTTCGTTCGGTAACGCCCTAATATCCCCCCCtttcttttttccgttttcagtATCCGACTCATCGTCCCTCACGAACACATCTTCTGCAAGTGAGATAGCTACCGAATCCGTAAGCGCGCTAAGCACATCGGCACAAACCAGCTCATCCGCATCAATTTGATCCCGCTCACCGCGTGCCAAGGCTTCATCGATCGCTTTCCGAAACGTTAGCTTTTCGTCCATCAGTTTCGTGAAGCGTACGACGTCGACGTTCATCGGTGCGCCGGGGCACGCCAGCACCCGGCGTCTTATCAATATCCGGCGCTGATCATTTTGATACGGCAACTCAAACACAAACGATCGCTCCTCGTGATCGGCTGCCGGCTTGCTATCCTGTTcctccgcttccgcccgcggGGCAGTTAAGGTGGAGACGGCAAAGCGAGCCCAGTTCTCCGTAATATCGTCATGGGGCAGGATCATCTTCAGGTACGGCTTGACGAACCCATCGAGCGGACGATTCAGTTTCGGAAATACTTCCAGCTCCACCTTGGGCATTTTGAAAATTTCCAACGGTCCCAGGCACGGGTCCTCATCGGGGGACGGTTGCAGACATTTTGAAGACAATGGGCCGGGCTTGGTGCCCGGATAGGAACGTTTGCTTTGGTAGTCGGCATTGTTTGATGAACCATGAAACAGATATTTGCTGTTGTCGGCGGGCAGAGCGCGCGATTCACAATTACGCCTCGCTACGGCACTGTCCTGCGAGACGTTGATGGTAACCCCTTCGGGATACTCAGGGCAACGGCAATTGCTGACGTAATGATAGCGATGCCCACGGGACGCAATCACTGGACTGGAGTAGAGCGTATTCCTGGTAACATACTGGAGCCTATGGTTGCCTCGGCACCCGGACAGCTTAATCGTTCGATTGTCGATGGTCATTTTTTGGAAAAAGTAGCGTCCTTTCTCCGATCGCAACCACGCCAATGCGCGCCACGTAGAGCGTGTGAACGGAATCTGCTGATCCTGCAGCTCTTTCATGCGGCAAAAGTCGAGCGCGGCATCAATGTTTCGGCTGCGCTTCTTCAGAAACTGGAAAATTTTCGACTCATTGTCGATCATCACGTACCGGATATCGTTTTCCCGCTGTACAAGAATACGCTTCTGGGCGACCGTCCGGGGCCTCACCATGTCGGTGGGGCGCTGCGGACACTCGAGACGCGGcggcaccgaaccgaacgataTTAAACCTTCCTCGCGGAACAGATCGCTACGtttttcggtttcgttttcgcttttcgcCTGCTGTGCCTCCATGCAGCTTCCGTAGGTGAGGAACGGGGCAAATGGTTGCGGTTTCTTCACAATCGGCGTGGGCAACAGCCCGGGCAGGCTCGGCTTGTCCAGCTTAACCATTTCGCCATCATCGAACCCATAAAACTCGGTCGACGAGTTGGAGTTGGTGCAGTCGAACTCAATGTTGAGCGTTTTGTGCAGCTTGCCGAACACCTTCGAGACGCGCGCCTTGCGCGGTTCCTCCGGTATCTCGCTGTACCGTGCCCGGGCAGCAATTTTTGTACGATCGCGCAAGCTACGCCGCCCGTCCGCACCGTCCATGGCGCCGTCGGCAAATGCGACCGGTACCGTGGCCTTCACCGGGGGCGACAGATTGAATTTGTTCAGCAACGAATCTACGATGGAGCGATTTTTGCGATCTTCCAACGGTTCCAGCTCAATGTCACAGGTGTACGATGGGTCGAGTATGTCGGATTTGGATGTTTCGAGAAAGCTGTACGTTGGTCTTGCGTCTTCTTTGGAATCCTCCTTGGCAGGAGTGCTGTTGACGCGGTTCAAGGCAACCGTTACGGGGGACAACGACTCGAGCGCACTTGCTAAAGGAACATTATTTTCTTTGTCGGGATCGAAATTCTTCACCGTGGTACCGTGCTCCGGCGTTCTATTGGTAGGTTCTATTTTAACCAACGATTCCTTCGAATCGTTTTCCGTCGGTTCGACAGCATCAGCATTGGCAAGCACGGTTGCAGCTGTCTCCATTGCTTCATCCTTCGGATCCGGAAGGATCCGCTTCTTTTGCATCGTTTCAACCTCTTCCATCCGTTCTTGCAACATCGAAAGAAGCAGTCTAATGGCGGACTGGATCGAGTAGTACTCCTTGAAGGTGTTGAGTGCGTCTGTACGTTCCAACACTGTCGTTTTGGTGGGTGGAACAGTACCAGCCGTACTTTCTACGCTATCGGCATCGATATGTGGTGGTGCTTCAGCAGTAGTGGGTGAATTGTCGCTAACCTGCGTTCCGTTTGCGGTGGACCGTTCACAATCGGTAGGATCACGTTCCTCCTGCTGTGAAGCACTTTTCTTCACAAGCAAACGGTGCTTTATGCGCTTCTGGAAGTAGTGTGGTATGGCACGGCGTGCAGCACACGCTTGTGTGACTTTTATGGCCCGCTTTTTGATCAGCGCCAGCCGACGGTTCCGATAGTGGCGCGGATCCAATTTGCAACTACCGTGTGGCAGTGGCTTATACATCAAACGGCAAATACGCAACCGATTCGGAAACGCAACTGGACGATCGTCCTTTGCGCCGTGGGCAAAAGATGTACGGCGAACCGGTGGTGATGCACCAACGACCCGCGCTATCGGTTCTAATGCGGACGACGTCCGGCTGATGTGATGTGGACAGCACTTCCGCCCACAGGGTTTGTGTGGCTTTGCAAAATCCGCAGTAGAATCTGAGTCTGTAACGAAGCGGAAGGATACAGCATTAGAAAAGGCTATATTTAGAAGGTGGCTTTTTATCGCGAGCAACCCGTCATCGTTAGTTACACGTCAGCAAATTTTATATGCTGGTGTTATGGTAATTTAACTAAATCGATAAACTATGAAATCAAGATGGCCgcacaagtttttttttttaccacccGAAGCAGCACTACATGATCGTGCTTTTGTTAGCAATGTTTGCTAAAAATCCGCTTATTAgctatttttttcattaaaataaataaagagtGAACTAATAATCAATTTGCAATGCTTATACGGCAGCTAATACTTCACTTTGACCCTGTGCAATATAACGACGCAAATTCTCACATCCTTCTCGGCGATGGTTCTGTGTGACGTAAACTGATACCCGACTTAAtaaactgttttgtttttgtgtaagaacagaaaaaaaaaatcttcttttgGAGACAAAAAGTCATATTCTAATGCATACCCTTACCGAGCAATACGGAAAGACGGTAATAATTGACCTTCAGCAAaccaaattaaacaaaacaaaaaaaaaatccacctaaAATCCTGCTCTAGAGCAAAAATATTCCCTGCTTTTGGCCAACAATTTTTCACACTCCACCATATCCCGTGTCAAATGGATAAAGGTGCGTCATGGAAAGGAAACACGCAGCACAACTGTCGTAAAGATAAAATGGCTGACTAGCAATTAGATGAATGGGATAGAAAAGCAAGATTAACCgcaagcgaataaaaaaaacgcctcCTAGCACGATTAATCGGTCATCCGTCTCGACCGTAAGCACTGACACACGTCTTATTGCAAATGAAAATAGAAGCATAAATTATTACTACGGTGCAGCAGAGAGAAAAGAATGAGCTGAAAATCATTCTGAATGACGACTCCCTAGCACTGGAGGAATCGAAGCTAGACGGATCCACAAAATAGTTTCGAAAAATCCATCTCCTACCTACACGGTACAGTGGTGGTGTGCTGTAAGCGCGACCCGTACGCGACCATTGAATAGGAACATTGTCACACACATGATGCACGAACCTACCGACGcggtgcatcatcatcatcatcaccaccaacactgTGAATGGGAACTCCGTGTGCTTTTCTATTACACCCTTTACCATTCGCCACCGAAATCATGacccaccccccaccccctctgCTTTCCATTCCGCCATTTGCACATCAATCCTTTACCGAAGCCCATCCGCCCTTACCGAAcgggacagcagcagcagcagcagcagcagcagcagaaatcGGACAGCAGCAACCCTGCAGCACGCACGCCACCGTACGCTTCATTTGCTTACCATTCCACAACAATGGTTCAAACATTTCTGTCGCCCCGCTCCGTCCAGCGAGAAGTGAAAACGaatgtgttgttttccttcccacagcagcagcagcagcagaaaacacacaacactccCCGCGATGGCTGGACCGAGAGCAATTGACGAAAACGTTCATGTGTCACACCATCACGACGACGCACGGCAAAACAAAAGTCTCGCCAtcaaaagagagcgagagataacTTGACAATATTAATCACAAGAACCAGCCAGCGAAAAAACCATCAATCGAGCTTTGCTTTCCGAAGGAAGTGTTGTACGGTTCTGGCCATGGTGCCGTCGCTGCTGCCGCTTCCTACCCGCCCCGTCCGCGCTTGCACAGGGCAATCGATACTGCTCTGAAACACGCATTTCTACACCGAACAATCCGAAAGGAGAAGAAGGGTGTgcgtctgtatgtgtgtgtgtgtatgtgtgtgagcgaaCGTAAAAGAGTGACAGGTAAAATAGATCAacataaaaagaagaagaaaacttaTGATAATCTATGTACCTTTGTTATGCAAGAGTATTCTTCCTTCCGAACGAAATGttttcacacactcacacatacacacacacgcgctcagCTCTACTTTACAGCAGCTTTACATTTTCGCAATAATAAATCGATCCGATCGATTGTTGGTAATAGCACACACTCCACCAAAGAGTCTTTTTCAGTTTTCCAGTTGTTAATCGTCCATAACTAGCATCGCACACGACGTCACACTTTTCCACTACTGCACCGCTCGACTACTTCCTACCGAATGGCTGACTGACGCGAGCTCGCTGGATCTAGAACTTAACCATTTCCTTCGCACATCCGccatcttgtttttgtttgctccatCGGGCAACACTAAAATGGCGATCGCGCTAAGGCGACGCGTTTGCCTGGATTAGGTACTACAATCGGCTACCGACCGACACAAACATTTCACCCTTTTTCATGCTTTACACCACAAATGGTGAACCACGATTCACGGCGATTATGCTGgcgttatttattattacaacTGCAGCCTGATCTCACCAGGAACCGTGCAAGACGAGGGCTTGGATGACTGCTTCCGGTTCCGGAAGCGGACGTGCAGTGATTGAGGTTACGTCGTAAAACAGATGACAGCAGCAAGTCGACGAACGACTCCAAACACCGTATCAGGGCATTGGCTACTTCATAGCTCGTACAGCCCGTCAAGCTGCACTTCCGATCTAGAGACACCAACGTTTGGGCCAGGAATAAGCTTTACGGgcagaacgaaaacaaaaactcacctCACGAAAACTCACGAACCCCTTTTCGAAATCGGACTCATTCCACACCTACTGGGCCCTGATCAACTTCACCACAATGGACACAGTAACGTTAACACTTGCCGCAAAAATGCTCACCTTACTAGCTGTCCGCAGACCGTTCAGCTGCTACATCCGATAGCTCCCCAACGGTGGCATCCACAGAGCGCGTAGTGTGGCATCTTTTTAAAAATGGCGGCCCGCAGCAGCGAAACGAGCAATCGGTACCCgctcgccgtcgtcgtcgtcgtcgctggATCCGGGAAGCAGAATCCGTTCGGTACGGGCGCTGGCTAGACGTTTGGAAGTGGGCCAGACGAATCTTTACCGCATTAACACTGTGCACACCTCAAAATCACTACTTCAGCAGCACAACTTCCACCAAGCTAGCTGCCATATCGTCCGCGGGCCGGGTTTCGTTGTAGAAAAAATCCTATTTTTGCTGTTGCAgtaaagcgagaaaaaaaaacacatccaccGAACTGTCAAACCCGGGTTCAGCGCTTTTGTTGATGCTCGTCAGATTTCGCGcccgcgtgtgtatgtgtgtgtgtgtacgtgaagTGAGACAAATTTGTGACGTTTACAAAACTCGTACGGTATTTTGCGGTCCGAACATGTTGGACGACTTTCGGGACAATGTAAGTAATATTTTTAACAGCAAGGGTGACCCACTCATTCCAATAATGGCTATGCGTGATTCCAGGTACGAAACAGCCGGTCCGATCACGGGTACAACTGATAGGAAGCATAGAAACGGGCTGCTGGATTGAACTGAAGCCGGCTTGAAATGAGACGCCATTGCAAGCGCATGAAGTCGATGCGATCCAAGGCAGGAGGTGAAAAAATTGGAAGCCGCTTATGTTTTATGGTCAAATGTTCACAACTTTACTTTCTGCCAACCATTTGGAACACGTACTAAAAAGTAAGTAGAGAGAAAAACGGGAGTTAAATTTCTCCACCCGACTTGCTTTTCTCCAGCGCACGTTTTTCGACCAATGTTTACATCACTTGTTTTGGTTTGAAACTAAAGTTTAACGAACTATGTGGTCGGTGTCCAGCTGAAGTAGGTTCGTAATGCTGGTaaggaagccaaaaatggcgGGCCAAGTCCGTTTGAGGTAAAAGAAGAAATGCTTTTTCACAACCATTTGGCTTTTTCGTATAAAAAAGCCATAAGGATAAGCAGTTACATATCGCAGTGAGGTGATAAATACAAGATTTTCCATTCATCCTGCGATGCGATGAAAGTTCATCCGgttgaaaacaccaccacTCTTCACTGTCATGCTTGCATTCATGATCCTTGCAAGAAGGACAACAAAACCAGATGAATGATTCATGGAATGAAAGATCGAGCTTCTTGCTACTCTTCTTATTTTATCCATTTCCGTCTGATGGGTGATGGAAGGAATGACAcacgaagaagcaaaaaaacacacacacacacacacacacacacacacaaacaaacctaaaccagctgctgctgcgtgtcCGTGCGTCGTGACGATCGCAGCAGCACAGAGAAAATTGCTCACAAtgatgagagagagattgtGAGGTAAATTGCAGACGCACGATTTTGCGAGAGCGCGAACGTCGTCAACGCGCCACCCCAAGACACGGCGGCTCGGCGGTCGAAAAAGCGCGAGCAGAGAAACATCACCCCCATCGATCGCGAACGCCCAACGCAACGCAACCCCCTCCTGCTTTTGTGCGAGAGGGTGGTTGCTGGTCGCGTTACTCTCTTTCGCCCAGTTAAACGGTACCTGGCTGTGGAGTTTTTCGGACGTCCGCACGTTGGAGCTTTCGCGTACAGCTTCGTTTACGGGAGTTACGCTACCGGGATCCCTTGGTTCGTGATGTGCAAAAGTGGCGATTCGTGCCAGAGTCTGTGCCCCAAAGCAGAGCAGTAACAGCAAGCAGTAAGTTGGGAACGATCCAGATATTTATACGAAATCCACCTTGGAGATTGTCCAGCGCGAAGTTGCAAAGCGATCTTTGCGCAATGGTGATGTGAAACGTGTCGATTGGCGATGTTGGAGGAATATGGAAACCCACCACTGAGTGGCGTGCCGTGATCTGTGCCATCCTCTCGCAGAAGTTATCTTTAGTGTACCATCAATATTTGCGTGAAGAACCATCTACGACGCATCTCTAAGTCTCTTGTTGGGTATTTTGTAGTTTTATTTAGAGGAAGTGGCACGTACAATGATTCCCTTggaaagagaagcaaaaaggcAACACGCAAAACGAGGGCAACTGAAAACTAATATTAATCATGTGCATTACCCAGTGATCTTTGCTAATGACCTTTGGTTCTCCTTTTCCTACCACAGGCCGTTACTGATAGACCTCGTGCCAACAAATCTAGATCGCACACAGCACGGGACAAATTCAGGCTGAAGATCTTGAGCACAGTGTTATCGTGTCGTTCGTGGCGACTGTTTACTTTATCTCTTTTCACTTTCCTCCAGTAATTGAGTCGCTCTGGTACGCCTTTTGCATAGTGTAAGGGTTGTATGTGATTGTTCGTGACTCGTAGGCCAGTAACAAACGCACTTTGAAGTGATTGTTTCTCTCGAAGGGTCTTGTGTGCTGCTTAGCTGTGATGTGACACCGTACAGCAGTTGCTAAAGTGAAGAATGGCACGTACCTCGTTCTCTGTACGTAAGCGCGTATAAGTTTTTTTCCGGTTTCTTACGTCAGCTCCCGATCAGAAAACCGTTGTAAAGGgcgtctgtgtgttttttcgttgttgccgCTGTCCCCGACAAGCGAACGGTGTAGAGAGCCTGTTTTGTGGTGAGTCTCGTGTAGTGGGGATTGATATTCAGCTACCCTTGTGATCGAGTAATAAAGGGTCCGTGTTTCCTGCCCTGTGGCGCGATTGTAGGAAACATtgcaaaaataattcaaatcgCTATTAAAGGGGTGCTTTCGGTTGGAATGCAGCGGTGTGTGCTTTATGCACACCGACAGGTACTACCTGTAGGGGGCTTGTGCTCGTATTAGATAATTAACACTGTGCACGTGCTCGCAGTGTACGCTTCTCCGCCAGTGAGTTCAACAATTCCACCGCTACTTTACGCTTGTCATCTGATCTCGCTTAATCATGGCCGTAATAGCGGCTTCATGATTGAGGCTTACAAACAGAGTAATTTTATGAGTAAAATACGATATAAAATTATAGAATTCGAATCAAATTGGCAGCATTTATCGATCACCTGTTTGAACAACCAGTTCAAAGTGGTACCACGCGTTCGAGCTGACAGCGTTTTGTTGACATTCCTTCGGTAGATTGTGCGCTGCCCTTCGTCGTCATGACGACGCGCGCGCATCACCTTGAAAGTGTTCAAAACAAATGGTTACAACCTTCGGACGCTGGTCTAAAATAGTTTTATggtgaattttgttttattcaagcGTAAATAagattggttttttttctgtcggaATGTAATCATTTTTTGACGTTCGCTAGCGCTGCGTAAAACATGTTAAAAGGaatatgatttaaaaatttaatgttatttaaaCACCTTGTGACGATGGCGGACTAAAGCTGATTTAAGGTGATCTAAAGAAAGCACAGTCCTTGGTAGAACTTCATAGCTTGTTAATTGACGTCCTCCATCCTTGATGGAACCACACAGCTGTTTAGAAAACCGGTTTGGCTTCAACGTGATCTGAAGCCGCACGCTGGATCACATTAATACTATATTTCATCGCGTCTATAGAAGATGCAGCATCTACGCTGATTAGACGCTGTTTAGGTGCTGTTTAGGTACCTAAACAGCAATTTCGGGAatcttaatatttttttaattgcatttcgTCAGAACTGCAAGCCCAGAACCCATTCAAACCCGTTACTTTTTGGTACTATCTTGGCTAAATGCAACTGAAAGGCGGAATGGCTAATTGAAACAACAGACAAGAACTGTTTTACAACTTGCGTGGCAATTGCTTTCAAAATTCGTTTTGCAAAGCCACCAATCTTAGTGCCACATCGAAAACAATCTTATTGGCTTTAAATATACAGCCGGTAGTGTTGCGGTTACTGCTCCCAACAACAGATTTGGCCATTCCTTTTGTTCATCTGTACGCCCGTACCGCGAGATACGAGAAGAAGGCGCTCCGATGTTTAGGAAAAATGGACAGACAAGATAATAAAAAATGCGCATCAGTATCAATCTACGGCCAGAGACAGGCAGTTAGATCAATGGCGAGCTGTCTCATTTGTGTGTCGACTTGCGAGCTgaactggtgtgtgtgtgtgtttaagtgCTTTGTGAGCAGTTGGTAGGAATTATTAGTGCATAAAGTTATATAAGGTTTGTAATAAGCAAGATCACTGCTAGAGATTGCCGGCGATCGAAGGTGAATCATACCTATCAGATGTCACCAACATTGTATGCTAAACCGCGacacgaacaaaaaagaaacaactgTGCACCGTATCATACGCTCGTTATCTCTCGAAATAAATGGCCGCCATAAGTAACGGCTGTCAAGGGTTGGAATGAAGTCATTCTTGAATTAGTAAATTACGCCTGTGATGAGTAACGTCAATGTTCTCGAGCGTGACACTTGTTAATGGAGCGTACGGTGCGTTCTATCTCCGCTAGCTTAAATTCCGCGATAATATTCTACGCTAATGAGATGGAGGTCTCTGAGGTTCTTGTACTTGTTCAAcgtattttaataaattttagaTCTCGAgaccctttctctctctctctctctttctctctctcttattggCCTAAATACCTCTTACttaggttatgcctgccatctctggcttactagacttaatggtaCCACGTaggataggatttgaaacccggctCTGCCGTATagagaccggcgccgttgtc from Anopheles stephensi strain Indian chromosome 2, UCI_ANSTEP_V1.0, whole genome shotgun sequence includes the following:
- the LOC118503447 gene encoding uncharacterized protein LOC118503447 isoform X2, which codes for MCECVKTFRSEGRILLHNKDSDSTADFAKPHKPCGRKCCPHHISRTSSALEPIARVVGASPPVRRTSFAHGAKDDRPVAFPNRLRICRLMYKPLPHGSCKLDPRHYRNRRLALIKKRAIKVTQACAARRAIPHYFQKRIKHRLLVKKSASQQEERDPTDCERSTANGTQVSDNSPTTAEAPPHIDADSVESTAGTVPPTKTTVLERTDALNTFKEYYSIQSAIRLLLSMLQERMEEVETMQKKRILPDPKDEAMETAATVLANADAVEPTENDSKESLVKIEPTNRTPEHGTTVKNFDPDKENNVPLASALESLSPVTVALNRVNSTPAKEDSKEDARPTYSFLETSKSDILDPSYTCDIELEPLEDRKNRSIVDSLLNKFNLSPPVKATVPVAFADGAMDGADGRRSLRDRTKIAARARYSEIPEEPRKARVSKVFGKLHKTLNIEFDCTNSNSSTEFYGFDDGEMVKLDKPSLPGLLPTPIVKKPQPFAPFLTYGSCMEAQQAKSENETEKRSDLFREEGLISFGSVPPRLECPQRPTDMVRPRTVAQKRILVQRENDIRYVMIDNESKIFQFLKKRSRNIDAALDFCRMKELQDQQIPFTRSTWRALAWLRSEKGRYFFQKMTIDNRTIKLSGCRGNHRLQYVTRNTLYSSPVIASRGHRYHYVSNCRCPEYPEGVTINVSQDSAVARRNCESRALPADNSKYLFHGSSNNADYQSKRSYPGTKPGPLSSKCLQPSPDEDPCLGPLEIFKMPKVELEVFPKLNRPLDGFVKPYLKMILPHDDITENWARFAVSTLTAPRAEAEEQDSKPAADHEERSFVFELPYQNDQRRILIRRRVLACPGAPMNVDVVRFTKLMDEKLTFRKAIDEALARGERDQIDADELVCADVLSALTDSVAISLAEDVFVRDDESDTENGKKKGGDIRALPNEPKIVPLKVDTSELAAAAVKTTTTTTTTPTPSPSLAAPNDADGDAASLNGAGSECSKTTDPAKLKLLREMKRLNATIIEGPSEPAPSPTEPGRQQRCDLQYCAKGCICDVLSSTQAVSVANIHRKQHCGQIDCVFGCICGFAENSTRTVPAKVDHAEEDEGETALSIEEQRYLREKATARLAKEEREFTPTVILTKNTTVLVQNKESECRRLKKKPKKYDDYYNDQSVQCLLNGGSVKDVSAYISKPPPNAKPLTELERMRHAHVLLTKLTQLEDIEPLCMVHDLYRCFCNGKATHGKPFSFTEENCIPIPPKTSAAAVVTAATSVVPDAAGGRTMTKGDGGQTSTKKRTKDQEVVEYGIVDPASSSLANARKRLYYFEKPHSECSDSVEERSGRASQVAGQRRRRDSSEESYKPPNERKVAKKNPKPAATNHDNATPDPFSGAIRARRASVAPGHVFARGESTLRKPSTQPTALPSKRLSLINARRSSVASAQLPLQKKDAGKPVKSTHATASRSEELERSTVDNSHYTIIKPTIASGSSKINSLILKRVPSQATDSETPAATQSAPVPGKSSAVCRQMSVRELKQLMLRECKSAVDETERSLPADSEQKPPVVKIALVDSEENIDNEPRFNILSEGTKKLVISGKRRSFVENTEFRNGYPPARTIQSRSRTVYVVEMATDASTVDGPPKAVEPPAKKASNQTPPELPSGSTFGADASRNHPVQNGDGPTEKTDRLLSSLMSHINEMLRRNSLDISPGKKGILHICRWKQLLSSFALGEIDVLDLTLTNGTEMTVITRTPSVPQLLPNVQCQISANRLTIDKLSAAERPSLLMKMIVAQVDNVKMNNLALVLYGNKNFWHFCGFLKVSEKCFKTDSNVLSTPSTEANAKIKARLREYYQKTFPRTNASQTTVAKVGTATEPQQQQQQQQQQQSSSKPGGGPATISLSTQSNIEILRKGGQQVHYPLGLLPGLAGSSNGGSADCRWMRLKIENDFSHMYIQSWQCCLTYGTIKKAIYDANRTKKSVCLETPIPREQLKTQMLPYVYALPKEGHSLFLGPYPCSESKVDVILCQSVNGSLYEREVYERLHDIPMNGSAKRTTGTWVDAVTSRVASVDILPKRSQMGAETKNACAPVPVGSTNQRSLLKRNNIVSVSRAGAGSVTAAVAEPDQSRKVVLSPCDSDNDDDDVVVLETNQEDDSGATIRSVNVGAVQPLRKELTGGCSAVDLLKLVQGTMKQNQQSKREIALGLEQHRSSSSKAHQTPTAAAAREANANRKRIAPEPLTESFTAPKVPRRSDPSFEGPITSNLGARAAPPSGTVPSIGFRRLSLSGAPQLMAAPTVIRNSGGGTVTITPFKQNERPISVRISQSSDRPAPQTARNVPEPVERRSLGTMKVPPLVPRARLNSVAVERFNRSSPPLLPVAADDDVVLVDDDDEMEMVNKASSSSASNLPRVTAAPASIAGSKGDTTGTPPAGVQKKFLSREEFDKISHKVDLSKTGQQNGYNYDRATGVLKINRSLLNSLQRDGVMLPQSVGGSNTPAPKPGSGVATNGTNATVPSSVRPVGVAAASPSTTKTMPRMKVVPRVTATPCGDEQNSSDSGAADTSVAPPRTNGKTANPAINLKYLNEAQKDRRMLMQPHTKGVLESKIPGLGLVEAVRFSQEVIINLKELTVSKQLVSVANLEAAVTLLNQFIQRNTYTFKPQNLVIQWQFKERTVPLTTAEKLTSLISQCCVVTPYGLMNLFKQEQIETVKTTVPTLYEDMLMMKLSMLCFDKKRYEEEKCYEHEDKIYDRARETISTVERKEKQLRRQIFSMEQTVKRNEAKLKKLKQETGTLSKEASSSVPAPASSSRGESVIVIDDD